The following DNA comes from Tachypleus tridentatus isolate NWPU-2018 chromosome 9, ASM421037v1, whole genome shotgun sequence.
ttaaaatgatattacGTCATTGCTTGAATCCCACATATCGCAGCCACCTTGGTTTAGTCCGTTTATCTCGTGGGTCAAATCAGAAGAATTTGGTGAGACGGCAACGTGGAGTCAACCAGCAACAAGCAAATCGCAAGTATGCGTCTCACGGCCAAAAACCGGTAGAATGGCGTCCACCCAATATGAGTGAGTTGCCTGTTCCAAGAGGTTCTTGGAAGACAGCTTATACTTCTATCCAGAAACGTTATAATCGCCAGTTAATCGCAAGTATTGCATTTTTCACAGGAACTACTATCTATGCGTTCTCTTCAGGATTTATTGACCTTAATTTGGCACCTCCCATGAAAAATCCCCCTGGTGAAAATGAAAGCCAGAAGAGTTCGGCCGCTGCAGAATCTGAGCCTGAGGGAAGTGTCAGTAACCAGTCTGGTGATGCCAAAGCAATGCCTGTTTCTGATAGACCAGAAGATATACCTGAAATTCCTTCATCTGTTTCGTACCTTTTGATAGGAGCTGGCACAGCGTCTTTTGCTGCTTTTAGAGCTATTCGTAGCAAGGATCCATATGCAAAAATATTAGTTATCGGTGAAGAAGAACACTATCCATACATGCGACCACCTTTGTCAAAAGAATTTTGGTTTAGCGATGAGAAAGAAGTATCCAAGACTTTGTCATTTAAACAGTGGAATGGAAAAGAGAGGAGTATTttttatgaacatgaagattttTACTGCTCACCACGTGAGCTACCCTTGAAAGAAAATGGAGGGGTGGCAGTTGTTAGAGGTTTGAAAGTGGCAAAAATTGATCCAAGCACCCGAAGAGCTTACCTTGATAATGGATGGGAGATCACTTATGAAAAATGTCTTATTGCTACTGGTGGTAACCCAAAAAATTTGCTTGTGTTTGAGAAAGCACCTGAAGAGATTCAGAAAAAGGTAActgttttcagaaatataaaacactttcaagAATTGGATAGCATTTCAAGAAAAGCTAAATCTGTAACAATTATAGGAGGTGGTTTTCTTGGAAGTGAGTTAGCCTGTGCTTTAGGGAAACGAAGCAAAGCCACAGGCACGACAGTAAACCAAGTATTTCCTGAGGCTGGAAATATGGGTAAAATCCTTCCAGAGTACTTGAGCCAATGGACTACTGACAAAGTAAAATCTGAAGGGGTTCATGTTATTCCGAACACATCAGTAAAAGCTGTAAGCTcaaaaaataaaaggttaatcCTCCATTTAAACAATGGTCAAGAGCTTCTTACTGACCATGTTGTTGTTGCAGTAGGTCTCGAACCAAACACTGAGCTGGCTAAAACATCAGGTCTAGAAATAGATGATATTCATGGAGGTTTTCGAGTTAATGCTGAACTTGAGGCTAGATCCAACCTCTGGGTTGCAGGTGATGCCTCATGTTTCTACGATGTCAAATTGGGACGTAGACGAGTGGAGCATCATGACCATGCTGTTGTGAGCGGTAGGCTGGCAGGAGAGAACATGACTGGAGCTGGAAAACCGTACTGGCATCAGTCAATGTTTTGGTCAGATCTTGGACCTAATGTTGGCTATGAGGCAATTGGTTTGGTAGATTCCATCATGCCAACTGTTGGAGTATTTGCTAGAGCGTCCGAAAAGGATACGCCAAAAGCAGTTGTTGAGGCAACTGGTGAAGGAGTTAGATCAGAAACTGAATTAATGGCAAAGGAAATAGAGCCTTCCTCTGTTGATATTAAACCTCAGCCACCAGTTGCCGGTGATGATTATGGAAAAGGAGTCATATTTTATCTGCGTGACAATGTTATTGTAGGTATTGTACTGTGGAATGTCTTTAATAGGATGCCAATTGCACGAAAAATTATTAGTGAAGGGAAAAGTTATGACGACCTTAGCGAAGTAGCTAAACTGTTCAACCTGCATTCTTTGGAATGAATACGTTAATTAACAGGAAGAGTCTTCAGAATTATAAGGtaccattttgttttttcttaacctACAAAAAGTGACATGTTAAATCTGTTTGCAAGGTGGTACATATGGGTTGCTAAtacaattgaaatatttaataaagaatgaTAGGTGAATCTTTCTTCCTGGCAGAAGGTACATTGTTTGCAGGTTGATGCACAAAAGTGGTTTGGAAAtgaataattcaaattataaacaaattttttgtATCTTGCATAGTGttcgttttatatttttgtgttgtaaataccTTTTAATTTAATCAACTGTTTAAAATGAactttacattataataataaaaagtgtattttgtttttttttaaaggggGGTCCATTAGACTCCAGTTTTATGTTTGTCACTGAAATAGCCAATCTTATGATTGAAACAATACACTCTCTCAGAGTATACATTGGTTATGGGAACgaattataaataattcagcATTTGAACAATAAGTTTGTTACTTCTtaataacttgaaaaatattttaaaaatctttgtGCACAATTTTCCAATGTGTGAAAATGttactgaaatttaaatattagtgTCTGTATGCATTTCTACCTATCACTACTGTAGCTATCTTAACAATAGTActtacgatttttttttaatttgatctCTGATAGTGATAAAAAGAAATctagattataattttaaaaaaaattaatgttaagcatgattttatgcaaataaattacttttcactgggtaagaaaaattacatattttacatccatcacttgtctttttttttaatgagaaactTAATCCTTGTGGTGTAACTGGAACTCTGTGGCATATTCCAGTGTGTTCCATTACCCAAAACTTCAAAAGttcattttaataaagaaactgacCCATCATGCTCATGTATACCAAATGTTCAAGTTGTGTTTCACTCCAGCAACAGGGGACTATCGTGACATGCAAAGAAAGATTGCAAGTAGAAGTCAGTcagttaattttgtaaaataaagaaattattgtttgtatgtatgtgttcATGAATTGGTAATATTTGAGAGCAAAATAATTATGGtattttgaaaagttaattaTGTTTGGCTTTCAAATTTTGTAACCTTTGGgttctttttcaaaattaataaaaatggcaTGTTTCAAAATTGAACTCCaaatagataaaaattataaggttacagtttttacatattacaAAGGTAGTAGAAATGATATGGAAATATATCCATGAAATGTTTCCACACAATGATTTCTTCATAATTGTCAATAAATAGGTATTAAtctattttgattaattaatctACTAAGATTGACTGATGTTATCTTAAATAGATTAATTAGGCAGAGGATTTGTGTTGGGCAAACGAAGGTGAAATTGGCAGCAACTGTCTAGTTTAGAGTGACTTGTAGAGAAGTCCTTGGAAGACAAATCTTCAAAAGTGGTTGAAGTAGaaagaatgttttgaaatatccttGATCAAATCATCACTTATTTCACTATTCGGTATTTCAAGAACCACCAGCTAATCATGTCATGCCTACCTTAATCATCTTAAATA
Coding sequences within:
- the AIF gene encoding apoptosis inducing factor; translation: MILRHCLNPTYRSHLGLVRLSRGSNQKNLVRRQRGVNQQQANRKYASHGQKPVEWRPPNMSELPVPRGSWKTAYTSIQKRYNRQLIASIAFFTGTTIYAFSSGFIDLNLAPPMKNPPGENESQKSSAAAESEPEGSVSNQSGDAKAMPVSDRPEDIPEIPSSVSYLLIGAGTASFAAFRAIRSKDPYAKILVIGEEEHYPYMRPPLSKEFWFSDEKEVSKTLSFKQWNGKERSIFYEHEDFYCSPRELPLKENGGVAVVRGLKVAKIDPSTRRAYLDNGWEITYEKCLIATGGNPKNLLVFEKAPEEIQKKVTVFRNIKHFQELDSISRKAKSVTIIGGGFLGSELACALGKRSKATGTTVNQVFPEAGNMGKILPEYLSQWTTDKVKSEGVHVIPNTSVKAVSSKNKRLILHLNNGQELLTDHVVVAVGLEPNTELAKTSGLEIDDIHGGFRVNAELEARSNLWVAGDASCFYDVKLGRRRVEHHDHAVVSGRLAGENMTGAGKPYWHQSMFWSDLGPNVGYEAIGLVDSIMPTVGVFARASEKDTPKAVVEATGEGVRSETELMAKEIEPSSVDIKPQPPVAGDDYGKGVIFYLRDNVIVGIVLWNVFNRMPIARKIISEGKSYDDLSEVAKLFNLHSLE